From a region of the Pectobacterium aquaticum genome:
- the hisS gene encoding histidine--tRNA ligase — protein sequence MAKNIQAIRGMNDYLPAETALWQRIENSLKQVLSGYGYSEIRTPIVEQTSLFKRAIGEVTDVVEKEMYTFDDRNGESLTLRPENTASCVRAGIEHGILYNQEQRLWYVGPMFRYERPQKGRYRQFHQLGCEVFGLQGPDIDAELILMTARWWRVLGIADHVKLELNSIGSLDARARYREALVAFLEQHKDQLDEDCLRRMYTNPLRVLDTKNPQIQVLLNDAPVLTDYLDDESRAHFEALGELLTQSGIPYTVNPRLVRGLDYYNRTVFEWVTTSLGAQGTVCAGGRYDGMVEQLGGHATPAVGFAMGLERLVLLVQSVNPDFKAQPNVDVYLISSGTGTQVAAMQLAEKLRDALPQLKLMTNYGGGNFKKQFARADKWGARVALVLGENEVAAGQVVVKNLSNGEQDTLAQADVASRLATLLD from the coding sequence GTGGCAAAAAATATTCAAGCCATCCGTGGCATGAACGATTACCTGCCAGCCGAAACGGCATTGTGGCAGCGTATTGAAAACAGCCTGAAACAGGTGCTCAGCGGCTATGGCTACAGCGAAATCCGCACCCCGATTGTTGAGCAGACATCGCTGTTTAAACGCGCTATTGGTGAAGTAACCGATGTCGTCGAAAAAGAGATGTATACCTTTGACGATCGCAATGGCGAGAGTTTGACGCTGCGCCCTGAAAATACCGCATCTTGTGTTCGCGCCGGTATTGAGCACGGTATTCTCTATAATCAGGAACAGCGGCTGTGGTATGTCGGCCCAATGTTCCGCTACGAGCGTCCGCAGAAAGGGCGCTATCGTCAGTTCCATCAGTTGGGCTGTGAAGTGTTTGGTCTGCAAGGGCCGGATATTGATGCCGAACTGATCCTGATGACGGCCCGCTGGTGGCGTGTGCTGGGCATCGCCGATCATGTGAAGCTGGAACTGAACTCGATCGGTTCATTAGACGCGCGTGCGCGCTATCGCGAAGCGCTGGTGGCGTTCCTCGAACAGCATAAAGATCAGCTGGATGAAGACTGCCTGCGTCGGATGTACACCAACCCGCTGCGCGTTCTGGATACGAAAAATCCGCAGATTCAGGTGTTGCTGAATGACGCCCCGGTGCTGACGGACTACCTGGATGACGAATCGCGTGCACACTTTGAAGCGCTGGGTGAACTTTTAACGCAGTCCGGTATCCCATATACCGTTAATCCACGTCTGGTTCGCGGTTTGGATTACTATAACCGCACCGTATTTGAGTGGGTAACGACCAGTCTGGGCGCGCAGGGCACGGTCTGTGCCGGTGGGCGTTATGATGGTATGGTGGAACAACTGGGCGGGCACGCGACGCCAGCGGTTGGTTTTGCAATGGGTCTGGAGCGTCTGGTTCTGCTGGTGCAGTCTGTGAACCCGGATTTCAAAGCACAGCCGAATGTGGATGTTTATCTGATTTCTTCCGGTACAGGAACGCAGGTTGCGGCAATGCAGCTGGCGGAGAAATTACGTGACGCGCTGCCGCAGTTGAAACTGATGACCAACTACGGTGGTGGCAACTTTAAGAAGCAATTCGCCCGTGCTGATAAATGGGGCGCACGCGTTGCATTAGTATTAGGCGAAAATGAAGTGGCGGCTGGTCAGGTTGTGGTTAAAAACTTGAGCAATGGCGAGCAGGATACATTGGCACAGGCCGACGTCGCATCGCGGCTGGCAACGTTACTGGATTGA
- a CDS encoding YfgM family protein produces the protein MEVYTTENEQVDALRRFLAENGKALVVGVVLGVGALVGWRFWQSHQNDSVMAASASYQQVTEQLAEGKVEAIASTEKFTAENKNAYGALASLELARHYVDQKDYAKAAQQLVQAQSQTKDADLLAVVNLRLARVQLQENKADDALKTLDAIKLEGWASQVAEVRGDVLVSKGDKQAARDAYNKGLSSNPSQAQQALLRMKLNNLSS, from the coding sequence GTGGAAGTCTATACCACAGAGAATGAACAGGTTGATGCACTACGTCGTTTCCTCGCGGAGAACGGAAAGGCGTTAGTTGTCGGTGTTGTGCTGGGCGTTGGCGCACTGGTTGGCTGGCGTTTCTGGCAAAGCCATCAAAATGACAGCGTGATGGCGGCATCGGCATCTTATCAGCAGGTGACGGAGCAATTGGCCGAAGGCAAAGTTGAAGCGATTGCTTCAACTGAGAAATTTACGGCTGAGAATAAAAACGCCTATGGTGCGCTGGCTTCTCTGGAACTGGCTCGTCATTATGTTGATCAGAAAGATTATGCTAAAGCAGCACAGCAGTTGGTACAGGCGCAGTCGCAGACTAAAGATGCCGACCTGCTGGCCGTGGTGAATCTGCGTCTGGCGCGGGTTCAGCTACAGGAAAACAAAGCGGATGACGCGCTAAAAACATTGGATGCCATCAAACTGGAAGGCTGGGCGTCACAGGTTGCGGAAGTGCGTGGTGATGTCCTCGTGAGCAAAGGGGATAAGCAGGCTGCGCGCGATGCCTACAACAAAGGGTTGTCTTCCAATCCATCGCAGGCACAGCAAGCGTTACTGCGTATGAAACTGAATAACCTGTCCAGCTAA
- the bamB gene encoding outer membrane protein assembly factor BamB produces the protein MQLRKTLLVGLVSVALLSGCSLFNSEEDVVTMSPLPQVENQFTPTKVWNSSVGSGIGEFYSNLRPAWQDNRVFAADRRGTVKAMDLSDGKEIWRADLSEKTNFFSRNNPALLSGGVTVSGNHVYVGSERAQVYALNAEDGTPVWQTKVAGEALSRPVVSDGVVLIHTSNGMLQALNEADGAIKWSVNLDMPTLSLRGESAPITAFGAAIVGGDNGRVNAVMINQGQLIWQQRISQPSGATEIDRLNDVDTTPVVAGEVVYALGYNGNMTALDLRSGQVLWKRELGSVHDFIIDGDRIYLVDQDDRVVALNTNGGVSLWRQSDLLHRNLTAPVLYNGYLVVGDTEGYLHWLNTADGRFVVQQKVDSSGFLSKPVVASDKLLIQAKNGDVYAFTR, from the coding sequence ATGCAATTGCGTAAAACACTTTTGGTAGGACTGGTTTCTGTTGCCCTGCTGAGCGGATGCTCGCTGTTTAACAGCGAAGAAGATGTTGTCACTATGTCTCCACTGCCGCAGGTGGAAAACCAGTTCACGCCAACCAAGGTGTGGAACAGCTCGGTTGGGAGCGGGATTGGTGAGTTTTATTCCAATCTTCGCCCCGCATGGCAGGATAATCGCGTTTTTGCTGCCGATCGTCGTGGCACCGTGAAAGCGATGGATCTGAGTGACGGCAAAGAGATTTGGCGCGCGGATCTGTCAGAGAAGACCAATTTCTTCTCCCGCAATAATCCAGCGCTGCTGTCTGGCGGCGTAACGGTTTCTGGTAACCATGTCTATGTCGGAAGCGAAAGAGCGCAGGTTTATGCGCTGAATGCGGAAGATGGTACGCCAGTATGGCAGACCAAAGTGGCTGGCGAAGCGTTGTCTCGCCCTGTCGTCAGCGACGGTGTCGTGCTGATTCACACCAGCAACGGCATGTTGCAGGCATTGAATGAAGCAGATGGCGCAATCAAGTGGAGCGTCAACTTAGATATGCCGACGCTGTCTCTGCGCGGCGAATCTGCACCGATAACCGCATTTGGTGCGGCGATTGTGGGGGGGGATAACGGTCGTGTAAACGCCGTGATGATCAATCAGGGCCAGCTCATTTGGCAACAGCGTATTTCACAGCCGAGTGGCGCAACCGAAATCGATCGTCTGAACGATGTCGACACGACGCCAGTTGTCGCGGGCGAAGTGGTTTACGCGCTGGGTTACAATGGCAACATGACCGCGCTGGATCTGCGTTCTGGTCAGGTTCTGTGGAAGCGTGAACTGGGTTCAGTGCATGATTTCATCATTGATGGTGACCGCATCTATCTGGTCGATCAGGACGATCGCGTTGTTGCATTGAATACCAACGGCGGCGTGAGCCTGTGGCGTCAAAGCGATCTGTTGCACCGCAACTTAACGGCTCCAGTGCTGTATAATGGTTATCTGGTTGTCGGCGATACCGAAGGGTATCTGCACTGGTTGAATACGGCGGATGGTCGCTTTGTGGTGCAGCAAAAAGTGGATAGCTCGGGCTTCCTGAGCAAGCCTGTGGTTGCCAGCGATAAACTGCTGATTCAGGCGAAAAACGGTGATGTCTACGCGTTCACTCGTTAA
- the der gene encoding ribosome biogenesis GTPase Der produces the protein MIPVVALVGRPNVGKSTLFNRLTRTRDALVADFPGLTRDRKYGRAEVEGHEFIIVDTGGIDGTEDGVETRMAGQSLVAIEEADIVLFMVDARAGLMPADEGIAKHLRSRKKTTVLVANKTDGLDPDTVTADFYSLGMGEVYAIAASHGRGVTSLLETVLLPFVQDEIEEPVELTEEEENAAYWAALEAEDKASAEEAEDDFNPEDLPIKLAIVGRPNVGKSTLTNRILGEERVVVYDMPGTTRDSIYIPMVRDEREYVLIDTAGVRKRGKVTETVEKFSVIKTLQAIEDANVVLLVIDAREGISDQDLSLLGFILNSGRSLVIVVNKWDGMSQEAREQVKETLDLRLGFIDFARIHFISALHGSGVGNLFESVTEAYSCATRRVSTAMLTRIMQMASDDHQPPLVRGRRVKLKYAHAGGYNPPIVVIHGNQVKDLPDSYKRYLMNYYRRSLEVMGTPIRIQFKEGENPFADKRNTLTPNQLRKRKRLMSHLKKSK, from the coding sequence ATGATACCTGTCGTCGCGCTGGTCGGGCGCCCGAATGTGGGGAAATCCACGCTATTTAACCGCTTAACGCGCACTCGTGATGCATTAGTGGCGGATTTTCCAGGGCTGACTCGTGACCGCAAGTATGGTCGTGCAGAAGTGGAAGGGCATGAGTTTATTATCGTCGATACCGGTGGCATCGACGGAACAGAAGACGGTGTGGAAACACGTATGGCGGGTCAATCGCTGGTCGCGATTGAAGAAGCGGATATCGTGCTGTTCATGGTGGATGCTCGCGCGGGGTTGATGCCTGCGGATGAAGGCATTGCCAAGCATTTGCGCAGCCGTAAAAAAACCACGGTGCTGGTCGCCAATAAAACCGATGGCCTTGACCCAGATACGGTTACGGCGGATTTCTACTCGCTCGGAATGGGCGAAGTGTACGCGATCGCGGCGTCTCATGGCCGTGGCGTGACGTCACTGCTGGAAACGGTTTTGCTGCCGTTCGTCCAGGATGAAATAGAAGAGCCGGTTGAGTTAACCGAAGAAGAAGAGAACGCGGCTTACTGGGCTGCTTTAGAAGCGGAAGATAAGGCCAGCGCAGAAGAAGCAGAAGACGATTTCAACCCTGAAGATTTGCCGATCAAACTGGCGATTGTCGGGCGTCCGAATGTGGGCAAATCCACGCTGACTAACCGTATTCTGGGTGAAGAGCGCGTGGTGGTGTATGACATGCCGGGTACGACGCGTGACAGTATCTACATCCCGATGGTGCGTGACGAACGTGAATACGTTCTGATTGATACTGCCGGGGTACGTAAACGCGGTAAAGTAACGGAAACGGTAGAAAAATTCTCCGTGATCAAGACGTTGCAGGCGATTGAAGATGCCAACGTAGTGCTGCTGGTTATTGATGCGCGCGAAGGCATTTCCGATCAGGATCTCTCGCTGTTGGGCTTTATCCTCAATAGTGGGCGCTCACTGGTGATTGTGGTGAACAAGTGGGATGGCATGTCGCAGGAAGCGCGTGAGCAGGTGAAAGAGACGCTGGATCTGCGCCTCGGCTTTATCGATTTTGCCCGCATTCACTTTATTTCTGCGCTACACGGTAGCGGCGTGGGTAACCTGTTTGAGTCGGTCACCGAAGCCTATTCGTGCGCGACTCGTCGCGTCAGTACGGCGATGTTGACCCGTATCATGCAAATGGCATCAGACGATCACCAGCCGCCGCTGGTGCGCGGTCGCCGCGTGAAGCTGAAATATGCGCACGCCGGTGGTTATAACCCGCCGATTGTGGTGATCCACGGGAATCAGGTGAAAGACCTGCCGGATTCCTACAAGCGCTACCTGATGAACTACTATCGTCGTTCGCTGGAAGTGATGGGCACGCCGATTCGTATTCAGTTTAAAGAAGGGGAAAATCCCTTTGCGGACAAGCGCAACACGCTGACGCCAAACCAGCTACGCAAGCGTAAGCGGCTGATGTCGCATCTTAAAAAAAGTAAGTGA
- a CDS encoding AEC family transporter, with protein sequence MSWETWSFAFNVTMPNLLMLFMGIALRKLNLLNDAFCDTAMRVVFNVSLPCLLFFSVASNQQSFVSQWPLVVYGTVGTLATFLLLELAATRLVKDPKERGIFVQGGFRSNTGVMGLAFAMSAYGDEGIAIGSLYLMVTVIMFNALSVITLTRSLQRQSPEQKIPVSQLLRGIVTNPLIIGLLLGAAYGQSQLPMPGVIKQTGGFISAMALPLALLCAGASLEWRSMFRSSNVAVLSSVAKVFVVPGLLTLGGWLVGFRGVELGIIFLFSSTPTAAGSYAMTRAMGGNATLAANIIGLTTVGAFFMIALGLYFLRSLGVI encoded by the coding sequence ATGTCTTGGGAAACCTGGAGTTTTGCGTTCAACGTCACGATGCCCAATTTGCTGATGTTGTTTATGGGTATCGCATTGCGCAAACTCAATCTGCTAAATGATGCGTTTTGTGATACGGCAATGCGGGTGGTGTTCAACGTTTCTCTTCCCTGTCTGCTGTTTTTTAGTGTTGCCAGTAATCAACAGTCTTTTGTAAGCCAGTGGCCGCTGGTGGTTTATGGCACAGTCGGAACATTGGCAACATTTCTGCTTCTGGAGCTTGCGGCGACGAGGCTAGTTAAGGATCCGAAAGAACGTGGCATCTTCGTACAAGGCGGGTTCCGGTCGAATACTGGCGTGATGGGGCTGGCTTTTGCCATGAGTGCCTATGGCGATGAAGGCATTGCTATCGGCTCGTTGTATTTGATGGTGACGGTCATTATGTTTAACGCGCTGTCTGTCATTACGCTGACGCGCAGCTTGCAGCGGCAATCGCCCGAACAGAAGATTCCGGTAAGCCAACTGCTGCGGGGGATTGTGACAAACCCGCTGATTATTGGTCTACTTCTGGGGGCTGCCTATGGACAAAGCCAACTGCCGATGCCGGGCGTGATTAAACAAACGGGCGGTTTTATTTCCGCCATGGCGCTGCCGCTGGCGTTACTCTGTGCTGGTGCCAGTCTGGAATGGCGTAGTATGTTCCGTTCGTCCAATGTTGCCGTGCTTTCTTCTGTGGCGAAGGTATTCGTTGTGCCTGGGTTACTCACGCTGGGCGGATGGCTTGTTGGTTTCCGCGGTGTTGAGCTGGGAATCATTTTTCTGTTTTCTTCAACGCCCACCGCAGCTGGCAGCTATGCGATGACGCGGGCGATGGGCGGAAACGCGACGCTTGCGGCTAATATCATTGGGCTGACAACGGTAGGGGCCTTCTTTATGATTGCGCTGGGGCTCTACTTTTTACGTTCACTGGGCGTGATTTAG
- a CDS encoding zinc ribbon domain-containing protein: protein MDALCPGCHHVMLWQPDGSFLCEDCQLHYLREAVCPECKHSLQELKACGAVDYFCQQHGMISKRRVVFSYAPVD, encoded by the coding sequence ATGGATGCGCTTTGTCCTGGCTGTCACCACGTGATGCTGTGGCAGCCTGATGGTTCGTTTTTATGTGAGGACTGCCAATTACATTATCTGCGTGAGGCTGTTTGCCCTGAATGTAAGCACTCGCTACAGGAACTGAAAGCCTGCGGTGCGGTGGATTATTTTTGCCAGCAGCACGGGATGATTTCCAAACGGCGAGTCGTGTTCAGCTACGCACCTGTCGATTAA
- a CDS encoding protealysin inhibitor emfourin, whose protein sequence is MKTLPALNDDAIIELAREGGFAFIPKLAGPRRFALASVPPSERERVCNAIRHAFPQAREPGEPDGPGHGDQFYYRIHISYSQPQQNHYTDVILLIPEDRAPPELTELWRNGVQE, encoded by the coding sequence ATGAAAACGCTGCCGGCACTCAACGACGATGCCATCATTGAGCTGGCGCGTGAAGGGGGATTTGCCTTTATCCCAAAGCTGGCGGGGCCGCGACGCTTCGCGCTCGCCAGCGTACCGCCATCCGAACGGGAGCGGGTTTGTAACGCGATCCGTCATGCCTTTCCTCAGGCTCGCGAACCCGGCGAACCCGACGGCCCAGGGCACGGCGACCAATTCTATTACCGTATCCACATCAGCTACAGCCAACCGCAACAGAATCACTATACCGATGTCATCCTGCTGATCCCCGAAGACCGTGCGCCACCGGAGCTAACTGAGCTGTGGCGCAATGGCGTACAGGAGTAA
- a CDS encoding M4 family metallopeptidase produces the protein MKSRPICSVIPPYILHRIIANGTDEQRHCAQQTLMHVQSLMVSHHPRPEPHEKLPAGQANRSIHDAEQQQQLPGKLVRAEGQPSNGDIAVDEAYSYLGVTYDFFWKIFQRNSLDAEGLPLAGTVHYGQDYQNAFWNGQQMVFGDGDGKIFNRFTIALDVVAHELTHGITENEAGLIYFRQSGALNESLSDVFGSMVKQYHLGQTTEQADWLIGAELLADGIHGMGLRSMSHPGTAYDDELLGIDPQPYHMNEYVNTREDNGGVHLNSGIPNRAFYLTAIALGGYSWEKAGRIWYDTLCDKTLPQNADFEIFARYTLQHAAKRFNHTVADIVRQSWETVGVEIRQAFL, from the coding sequence ATGAAGTCCAGACCGATTTGTAGCGTGATCCCCCCTTACATTTTGCATCGCATTATCGCAAACGGCACAGACGAACAGCGCCACTGCGCGCAACAGACGCTGATGCACGTTCAGTCATTAATGGTCAGCCACCATCCGCGCCCGGAACCCCATGAGAAATTACCCGCCGGGCAGGCAAATCGCAGCATTCATGATGCCGAACAGCAACAACAATTGCCCGGCAAGCTGGTGCGCGCTGAAGGTCAACCCAGCAACGGCGATATCGCCGTCGATGAGGCCTACAGCTACCTAGGCGTCACTTACGACTTCTTCTGGAAGATTTTTCAACGTAACTCACTGGACGCCGAAGGGCTGCCGCTGGCTGGCACAGTCCATTACGGTCAGGATTACCAGAATGCCTTCTGGAACGGGCAGCAGATGGTGTTTGGAGATGGCGACGGCAAAATCTTTAATCGCTTCACGATTGCGCTTGATGTGGTCGCACATGAACTCACTCACGGCATCACCGAAAACGAAGCGGGGCTGATCTATTTCCGCCAGTCCGGTGCGCTCAATGAATCGCTGTCCGATGTCTTTGGCTCCATGGTCAAGCAGTATCATTTGGGGCAAACCACAGAGCAGGCCGATTGGCTTATCGGTGCCGAGCTTCTGGCTGACGGTATTCACGGCATGGGGCTGCGGTCGATGTCACATCCGGGCACGGCGTATGACGATGAGTTGCTCGGTATCGACCCCCAGCCCTATCACATGAACGAGTATGTGAACACGCGCGAAGACAACGGCGGCGTACACTTGAATTCAGGCATCCCCAACCGAGCATTCTATCTGACAGCCATCGCATTGGGCGGCTATTCATGGGAAAAAGCGGGTCGCATCTGGTACGACACGCTGTGTGATAAAACGCTGCCGCAAAATGCGGATTTCGAAATTTTCGCACGCTACACCCTTCAACATGCCGCTAAACGTTTTAACCACACCGTTGCCGATATCGTCCGGCAGTCGTGGGAAACAGTCGGGGTAGAGATCCGGCAGGCGTTCTTATGA
- the xseA gene encoding exodeoxyribonuclease VII large subunit: protein MSQFPSSAIFTVSRLNQTVRQLLEMEMGQIWLSGEISNLSQPSSGHWYFTLKDERAQVRCAMFRTSNRKVTFRPQNGQQVLIRASITLYEPRGDYQLLAESMQPAGDGLLQQQFEQLKQRLAAEGLFDQQFKQVLPSPAKQVGVITSASGAALHDILQVLQRRDPSLPVIVYPTSVQGAEAPLQIVRAIELANQRDECDVLIVGRGGGSLEDLWSFNDERVARAIFASRIPIVSAVGHETDVTIADFVGDLRAPTPSAAAELVSRNQLELLRQIQSQRQRLEMAMDYYLAQRNRDFTRLHHRLQQQHPQLRLARQQAQLVKLRQRLDDAMQQQLRQTSRRSERLQQRLMQQQPQTRIHRAQQRLQQLSYQMQSAVERQLNQNKQKLGIACSRLEGVSPLATLARGYNITTAPDGKVLKNVAQISLGETLKTRLQDGWVESQVTTRAPNPESAKKRRKSSSPTPK, encoded by the coding sequence ATGTCTCAATTTCCCTCCTCTGCAATTTTTACCGTTAGCCGCCTGAATCAGACGGTTAGACAACTGTTGGAAATGGAAATGGGCCAGATTTGGCTCTCCGGCGAAATCTCCAACCTCTCTCAGCCCTCATCCGGCCACTGGTATTTCACGCTAAAAGACGAACGTGCGCAGGTGCGCTGTGCGATGTTCCGCACCAGCAACCGCAAAGTGACGTTCCGCCCGCAAAACGGTCAGCAAGTGCTGATTCGGGCGAGCATCACGCTATATGAACCCCGCGGCGACTATCAGCTACTAGCAGAAAGCATGCAGCCCGCTGGCGATGGCCTGCTACAGCAGCAGTTTGAGCAGCTCAAGCAGCGTCTCGCCGCCGAAGGGCTGTTCGACCAACAGTTTAAGCAGGTTCTGCCCTCTCCCGCCAAACAAGTCGGTGTGATTACGTCAGCCAGCGGTGCCGCCCTGCACGATATTCTGCAGGTGTTGCAGCGCCGCGATCCGTCGCTGCCGGTGATCGTATACCCCACGTCGGTGCAAGGCGCAGAAGCACCGCTACAGATTGTTCGCGCCATCGAACTGGCTAACCAGCGGGATGAGTGTGACGTATTAATCGTCGGGCGCGGCGGCGGTTCGCTGGAAGATCTGTGGAGCTTTAATGACGAACGGGTCGCCCGCGCTATCTTCGCCAGCCGCATTCCTATCGTCAGCGCCGTCGGCCATGAAACCGATGTCACCATCGCCGATTTCGTCGGTGACCTGCGTGCCCCCACGCCGTCGGCCGCTGCCGAGTTAGTGAGTCGTAACCAACTGGAGCTATTGCGCCAGATACAGTCCCAGCGCCAGCGTCTGGAAATGGCGATGGATTATTACCTTGCCCAGCGCAATCGGGACTTTACCCGTCTGCACCACCGTTTGCAGCAGCAACATCCGCAGCTGCGACTGGCGCGCCAGCAGGCACAGCTGGTTAAACTGCGCCAACGGCTGGATGACGCCATGCAGCAGCAGCTTCGGCAGACCTCGCGCCGAAGTGAACGCTTACAACAGCGTCTGATGCAACAGCAGCCGCAAACCCGCATTCATCGTGCGCAGCAGCGTTTGCAGCAGCTTAGCTATCAGATGCAAAGCGCTGTAGAACGTCAGTTGAATCAGAACAAGCAAAAGCTAGGCATCGCCTGTTCGCGGCTGGAAGGCGTTAGCCCGCTGGCGACGCTGGCACGTGGCTATAACATCACCACCGCCCCGGATGGTAAAGTGCTGAAAAACGTTGCGCAAATTTCCCTCGGCGAAACGCTGAAAACCCGTTTGCAGGACGGCTGGGTAGAAAGCCAGGTCACGACGCGAGCTCCGAATCCAGAATCCGCGAAAAAGCGGCGAAAATCCTCATCCCCGACGCCAAAATAA
- the guaB gene encoding IMP dehydrogenase, with the protein MLRIAKEALTFDDVLLVPAHSTVLPNTADLSTQLTKNIRLNIPMLSAAMDTVTESGLAIALAQEGGLGFIHKNMSIERQAEEVSRVKKHESGVVVDPQTVTPETTLREMKALTERNGFAGYPVVAKDNELVGIITGRDVRFVTDLEKPVSAFMTPKERLVTVKEGEARDVVLQKMHEKRVEKALVIDDQFHLIGMITVKDFQKAERKPNACKDAHGRLRVGAAVGAGAGNEERVDALVAAGVDVLLIDSSHGHSEGVLQRIRETRAKYPNLDIIGGNVATGAGAKALVEAGVSAVKVGIGPGSICTTRIVTGVGVPQITAISDAVEALEGTGIPVIADGGIRFSGDIAKAIAAGAACVMVGSMLAGTEESPGEIELYQGRSFKSYRGMGSLGAMSKGSSDRYFQTDNAADKLVPEGIEGRVAYKGRLKEIVHQQMGGLRSCMGLTGCATIDALRTQAEFVRISGAGIQESHVHDVTITKESPNYRMGS; encoded by the coding sequence ATGCTACGTATCGCTAAAGAAGCACTGACGTTTGATGACGTCCTCCTGGTTCCTGCTCATTCTACTGTTCTGCCTAACACTGCCGATCTGTCCACGCAGTTGACGAAAAACATCCGCCTGAATATTCCTATGCTGTCCGCAGCGATGGATACCGTTACCGAATCCGGCCTGGCTATTGCGCTGGCGCAGGAAGGCGGTCTGGGCTTTATTCACAAAAATATGTCCATTGAGCGTCAGGCTGAAGAAGTTAGCCGCGTGAAAAAACACGAAAGCGGCGTGGTGGTTGATCCACAAACCGTGACGCCAGAAACCACTCTGCGTGAAATGAAAGCGCTGACCGAGCGCAACGGCTTCGCTGGCTATCCTGTTGTGGCAAAAGACAACGAACTGGTCGGTATCATCACCGGTCGTGACGTGCGTTTTGTTACCGATTTGGAAAAACCGGTTAGCGCATTCATGACGCCAAAAGAACGTCTGGTCACGGTCAAAGAAGGCGAAGCGCGTGATGTCGTGCTGCAAAAAATGCACGAAAAACGCGTTGAAAAAGCGCTGGTGATTGATGACCAATTCCACCTGATCGGTATGATCACGGTAAAAGATTTCCAGAAAGCAGAACGTAAACCGAACGCGTGTAAAGACGCACACGGTCGTCTGCGCGTAGGCGCGGCAGTTGGCGCAGGTGCAGGTAATGAAGAGCGTGTTGATGCCCTGGTTGCTGCGGGTGTTGACGTTCTGCTGATCGACTCCTCACACGGCCATTCCGAAGGCGTATTGCAGCGCATTCGTGAAACACGTGCTAAATACCCGAACCTCGACATCATCGGCGGCAATGTGGCAACGGGCGCAGGTGCAAAAGCGCTGGTTGAAGCGGGTGTTAGTGCAGTGAAAGTGGGTATCGGCCCTGGCTCTATCTGTACGACCCGTATCGTGACGGGCGTGGGTGTACCGCAGATTACGGCTATCTCTGATGCGGTTGAAGCGCTGGAAGGCACAGGAATTCCTGTCATTGCCGATGGCGGTATCCGCTTCTCCGGCGACATCGCTAAAGCCATCGCAGCAGGCGCGGCGTGTGTCATGGTCGGTTCGATGCTGGCGGGTACGGAAGAATCCCCAGGTGAAATCGAACTGTATCAAGGCCGTTCATTCAAATCTTATCGTGGTATGGGTTCACTGGGCGCAATGTCCAAAGGCTCATCAGACCGTTACTTCCAGACCGATAATGCCGCCGACAAACTGGTGCCGGAAGGTATCGAAGGCCGCGTAGCCTATAAAGGCCGCCTGAAAGAGATCGTTCACCAGCAGATGGGCGGCTTGCGCTCCTGTATGGGCCTGACCGGTTGCGCGACTATCGATGCACTGCGCACGCAGGCTGAGTTTGTACGCATCAGCGGTGCTGGCATTCAGGAAAGTCACGTTCACGACGTTACCATTACTAAAGAGTCACCGAACTACCGTATGGGTTCATAA